Proteins encoded by one window of Glycine soja cultivar W05 chromosome 15, ASM419377v2, whole genome shotgun sequence:
- the LOC114387601 gene encoding probable ubiquitin-conjugating enzyme E2 24 isoform X2: MDAHMTDLDWETSSDSSSCEDQEDIDFRYGGQARSILSSLEKSIGRIDDFLSFERAFVRGDVVCASSDPSGQMGRVINVDVLVDLENVQGKKLKNVNSKKLMKIRSISEDLQCPYYPGQRVKVNTSTASKPARWLCGTWKDNHDEGTVCAVEAGLVYVNWLASVLLGSNFNVSVPPCWQDSKNLTLLSCFSHTNWQLGDWCMLPVVDQKEQMIQDASTCDAYNEHGMARGYKRRNLNVGELFLIEKIKTKVDVVWQNGEHTLGLDPHNLVPVNVINTHEFWPQQFVLEKGASDDPLKPSKQRWGVVLSMDAKEHTVKVHWRTVPTSETDNLAGDTMIETVSAYELIEHPDYSCRFGDIVFKVAQKLGYEADRDNAKSVTDLNVEVPLINWDQISYPNKSVDNSYLSCIGNVIGFEDGDVEVKWATGLTTKVAPYEIFQIDKHEDSTATPVPYEANVEELTPEMIGSQPSDKKGKDLLDCDGYRDNCEKPPGESSSSSLPQAAFELFSSIKASIFKTLGVTSLSGKFSPVPAFEEGSESGCLDKKDLDTCDPESESESHPVSKMKSSEDITPYCEVIRTHERNDFPVSLDNKNSSDQLKQFDVIDNCSDHHFFHEGKGLTSSQLKKGWVKKLQQEWSILEKNLPETIYVRVFEERMDLMRAAIVGASGTPYHDGLFFFDICFPPEYPSEPPMVHYNSGGLRLNPNLYESGKVCLSLLNTGTGTDAEVWNPGASTVLQVLLSLQALVLNEKPYFNEAGYDQQIGRAEGERNSVSYNENASLVTCKSILYLNRKPPKHFEALVEEHFRQRSKHILLACKAYLEGAPIGCAFGDGKTEHENQKGTSTGFKIMLSKLFPKLVEAFSDKGIDCSQFAEMHK; this comes from the exons ATGGATGCTCACATGACTGATTTGGATTGGGAGACTTCCAGTGACAGCAGCAGCTGTGAGGATCAAGAGGATATTGATTTTCGATATGGTGGACAAGCTCGGAGCATATTATCAAGTTTAGAGAAAAGCATTGGGAGGATTGATGATTTTCTCTCATTTGAGAGGGCATTTGTCCGTGGGGATGTGGTATGCGCCTCCTCAGACCCGTCTGGACAGATGGGGAGGGTCATAAATGTTGATGTGTTGGTGGACTTGGAAAATGTTcaaggaaagaaattaaaaaatgtgaacTCCAAGAAACTTATGAAGATTCGCTCCATTTCAGAAG ATTTGCAGTGTCCATACTATCCTGGGCAGAGAGTAAAGGTTAATACCTCCACAGCTTCCAAACCAGCTAGATGGCTGTGTGGCACTTGGAAAGACAATCATGATGAAGGAACTGTTTGTGCAGTGGAAGCAGGTTTGGTTTATGTTAATTGGCTTGCCTCTGTTCTTTTGGGCTCCAATTTTAATGTGAGTGTTCCTCCATGCTGGCAAGATTCCAAAAACTTGACCTTGTTGTCCTGTTTTTCACATACAAACTGGCAACTTGGTGACTGGTGCATGCTCCCAGTTGTGGACCAAAAGGAACAGATGATTCAAGATGCATCTACTTGTGATGCTTATAATGAGCATGGTATGGCTAGAGGATATAAGAGAAGAAATCTTAACGTTGGGGAATTATTTCTAATTGAGAAGATAAAGACCAAAGTTGATGTTGTTTGGCAAAATGGTGAACATACTTTGGGATTGGATCCACACAACTTAGTCCCAGTGAATGTCATAAACACTCATGAATTTTGGCCCCAGCAGTTTGTGCTGGAAAAAGGTGCTTCCGATGATCCTCTTAAGCCTAGCAAACAAAGATGGGGTGTTGTTCTTTCCATGGATGCAAAAGAGCATACTGTGAAGGTGCACTGGAGAACTGTTCCCACATCTGAGACAGATAATTTAGCTGGAGACACAATGATTGAGACTGTGAGTGCCTATGAACTTATCGAGCACCCAGATTACTCCTGTCGTTTTGGTGATATTGTGTTCAAGGTGGCTCAAAAACTTGGTTACGAAGCTGATAGAGATAATGCAAAGTCAGTGACTGACTTGAATGTGGAAGTTCCTCTGATAAACTGGGACCAAATCAGTTATCCGAATAAGTCTGTAGATAACAGTTACCTCTCCTGTATTGGCAATGTTATTGGTTTTGAAGATGGTGACGTGGAGGTGAAATGGGCTACTGGTTTAACAACCAAG GTTGCACCTTATGAAATTTTTCAAATTGATAAGCACGAAGATTCAACTGCAACCCCTGTTCCTTATGAAGCAAATGTTGAGGAGTTGACTCCAGAGATGATTGGAAGTCAACCATCTGACAAGAAGGGAAAG GACTTGTTAGATTGTGATGGCTATAGAGATAATTGTGAAAAGCCTCCAGGAGAAAGTAGTTCCTCTTCCCTTCCTCAAGCTGCCTTTGAACTTTTCTCCAGTATTAAGGCCAGCATATTCAAAACACTTGGTGTAACATCACTTTCCGGAAAATTCTCCCCAGTCCCTGCATTTGAAGAGGGCAGTGAATCTGGCTGCCTTGATAAGAAAGATTTGGACACTTGTGATCctgaatctgaatctgaatcACATCCAGTGAGCAAGATGAAGTCTTCTGAAGACATAACTCCTTATTGTGAAGTTATTAGGACTCATGAGAGGAATGATTTTCCAGTTTCTTTAGACAACAAAAACAGTTCAGATCAGTTGAAGCAGTTTGATGTAATTGATAATTGCTCAGACCACCACTTTTTTCATGAGGGGAAAGGATTGACATCATCTCAG cTTAAAAAGGGTTGGGTGAAGAAGTTACAACAAGAATGGAGCATCCTGGAGAAAAATCTTCCTG AAACTATTTATGTCCGTGTTTTTGAAGAAAGAATGGATCTCATGAGAGCAGCCATTGTCGGTGCATCAGGGACACCTTATCATGATGGCTTGTTTTTCTTTGATATATGTTTCCCTCCAGAGTATCCCAGTGAACCCCCT ATGGTGCATTATAATTCTGGCGGGCTACGATTAAATCCAAATTTGTACGAGTCAGGGAAAGTCTGTCTGAGTCTCCTAAACACGGGGACTGGTACAGACGCCGAAGTGTGGAACCCTGGAGCTTCCACAGTTCTTCAagttcttctttctctgcaggCCCTTGTCCTTAATGAGAAGCCTTATTTCAATGAGGCTGGATATGATCAACAAATTGGTAGAGCTGAAGGGGAGAGAAACTCAGTGAGTTACAATGAGAATGCTTCCCTTGTCACCTGCAAATCCATTTTGTATCTTAATAGAAAGCCTCCCAAG CATTTTGAGGCATTGGTGGAAGAGCACTTTAGACAGCGCTCCAAACATATACTTCTGGCTTGTAAGGCATATCTTGAAGGAGCTCCTATTGGATGTGCTTTTGGTGACGGAAAAACTGAGCATGAAAACCAGAAAGGAACTTCTACTGGATTTAAAATAATGCTTTCTAAGCTCTTCCCAAAGCTAGTAGAGGCATTTTCTGACAAGGGAATTGATTGCAGCCAGTTTGCTGAGATGCATAAGTAA
- the LOC114387601 gene encoding probable ubiquitin-conjugating enzyme E2 24 isoform X3 encodes MDAHMTDLDWETSSDSSSCEDQEDIDFRYGGQARSILSSLEKSIGRIDDFLSFERAFVRGDVVCASSDPSGQMGRVINVDVLVDLENVQGKKLKNVNSKKLMKIRSISEGNCVIKGPWIGLVQRVVDRVTILFDDGTKCEVITLEKDKLLPLTHNFLEDLQCPYYPGQRVKVNTSTASKPARWLCGTWKDNHDEGTVCAVEAGLVYVNWLASVLLGSNFNVSVPPCWQDSKNLTLLSCFSHTNWQLGDWCMLPVVDQKEQMIQDASTCDAYNEHGMARGYKRRNLNVGELFLIEKIKTKVDVVWQNGEHTLGLDPHNLVPVNVINTHEFWPQQFVLEKGASDDPLKPSKQRWGVVLSMDAKEHTVKVHWRTVPTSETDNLAGDTMIETVSAYELIEHPDYSCRFGDIVFKVAQKLGYEADRDNAKSVTDLNVEVPLINWDQISYPNKSVDNSYLSCIGNVIGFEDGDVEVKWATGLTTKVAPYEIFQIDKHEDSTATPVPYEANVEELTPEMIGSQPSDKKGKDLLDCDGYRDNCEKPPGESSSSSLPQAAFELFSSIKASIFKTLGVTSLSGKFSPVPAFEEGSESGCLDKKDLDTCDPESESESHPVSKMKSSEDITPYCEVIRTHERNDFPVSLDNKNSSDQLKQFDVIDNCSDHHFFHEGKGLTSSQLKKGWVKKLQQEWSILEKNLPETIYVRVFEERMDLMRAAIVGASGTPYHDGLFFFDICFPPEYPSEPPMVHYNSGGLRLNPNLYESGKVCLSLLNTGTGTDAEVWNPGASTVLQVLLSLQALVLNEKPYFNEAGYDQQIGRAEGERNSVSYNENASLVTCKSILYLNRKPPK; translated from the exons ATGGATGCTCACATGACTGATTTGGATTGGGAGACTTCCAGTGACAGCAGCAGCTGTGAGGATCAAGAGGATATTGATTTTCGATATGGTGGACAAGCTCGGAGCATATTATCAAGTTTAGAGAAAAGCATTGGGAGGATTGATGATTTTCTCTCATTTGAGAGGGCATTTGTCCGTGGGGATGTGGTATGCGCCTCCTCAGACCCGTCTGGACAGATGGGGAGGGTCATAAATGTTGATGTGTTGGTGGACTTGGAAAATGTTcaaggaaagaaattaaaaaatgtgaacTCCAAGAAACTTATGAAGATTCGCTCCATTTCAGAAGGTAATTGTGTAATTAAGGGACCATGGATTGGCCTGGTTCAGAGGGTAGTAGACAGAGTGACTATATTGTTTGATGATGGAACTAAATGTGAGGTCATTACCTTGGAAAAAGATAAGCTGTTACCACTGACTCATAATTTTCTTGAAGATTTGCAGTGTCCATACTATCCTGGGCAGAGAGTAAAGGTTAATACCTCCACAGCTTCCAAACCAGCTAGATGGCTGTGTGGCACTTGGAAAGACAATCATGATGAAGGAACTGTTTGTGCAGTGGAAGCAGGTTTGGTTTATGTTAATTGGCTTGCCTCTGTTCTTTTGGGCTCCAATTTTAATGTGAGTGTTCCTCCATGCTGGCAAGATTCCAAAAACTTGACCTTGTTGTCCTGTTTTTCACATACAAACTGGCAACTTGGTGACTGGTGCATGCTCCCAGTTGTGGACCAAAAGGAACAGATGATTCAAGATGCATCTACTTGTGATGCTTATAATGAGCATGGTATGGCTAGAGGATATAAGAGAAGAAATCTTAACGTTGGGGAATTATTTCTAATTGAGAAGATAAAGACCAAAGTTGATGTTGTTTGGCAAAATGGTGAACATACTTTGGGATTGGATCCACACAACTTAGTCCCAGTGAATGTCATAAACACTCATGAATTTTGGCCCCAGCAGTTTGTGCTGGAAAAAGGTGCTTCCGATGATCCTCTTAAGCCTAGCAAACAAAGATGGGGTGTTGTTCTTTCCATGGATGCAAAAGAGCATACTGTGAAGGTGCACTGGAGAACTGTTCCCACATCTGAGACAGATAATTTAGCTGGAGACACAATGATTGAGACTGTGAGTGCCTATGAACTTATCGAGCACCCAGATTACTCCTGTCGTTTTGGTGATATTGTGTTCAAGGTGGCTCAAAAACTTGGTTACGAAGCTGATAGAGATAATGCAAAGTCAGTGACTGACTTGAATGTGGAAGTTCCTCTGATAAACTGGGACCAAATCAGTTATCCGAATAAGTCTGTAGATAACAGTTACCTCTCCTGTATTGGCAATGTTATTGGTTTTGAAGATGGTGACGTGGAGGTGAAATGGGCTACTGGTTTAACAACCAAG GTTGCACCTTATGAAATTTTTCAAATTGATAAGCACGAAGATTCAACTGCAACCCCTGTTCCTTATGAAGCAAATGTTGAGGAGTTGACTCCAGAGATGATTGGAAGTCAACCATCTGACAAGAAGGGAAAG GACTTGTTAGATTGTGATGGCTATAGAGATAATTGTGAAAAGCCTCCAGGAGAAAGTAGTTCCTCTTCCCTTCCTCAAGCTGCCTTTGAACTTTTCTCCAGTATTAAGGCCAGCATATTCAAAACACTTGGTGTAACATCACTTTCCGGAAAATTCTCCCCAGTCCCTGCATTTGAAGAGGGCAGTGAATCTGGCTGCCTTGATAAGAAAGATTTGGACACTTGTGATCctgaatctgaatctgaatcACATCCAGTGAGCAAGATGAAGTCTTCTGAAGACATAACTCCTTATTGTGAAGTTATTAGGACTCATGAGAGGAATGATTTTCCAGTTTCTTTAGACAACAAAAACAGTTCAGATCAGTTGAAGCAGTTTGATGTAATTGATAATTGCTCAGACCACCACTTTTTTCATGAGGGGAAAGGATTGACATCATCTCAG cTTAAAAAGGGTTGGGTGAAGAAGTTACAACAAGAATGGAGCATCCTGGAGAAAAATCTTCCTG AAACTATTTATGTCCGTGTTTTTGAAGAAAGAATGGATCTCATGAGAGCAGCCATTGTCGGTGCATCAGGGACACCTTATCATGATGGCTTGTTTTTCTTTGATATATGTTTCCCTCCAGAGTATCCCAGTGAACCCCCT ATGGTGCATTATAATTCTGGCGGGCTACGATTAAATCCAAATTTGTACGAGTCAGGGAAAGTCTGTCTGAGTCTCCTAAACACGGGGACTGGTACAGACGCCGAAGTGTGGAACCCTGGAGCTTCCACAGTTCTTCAagttcttctttctctgcaggCCCTTGTCCTTAATGAGAAGCCTTATTTCAATGAGGCTGGATATGATCAACAAATTGGTAGAGCTGAAGGGGAGAGAAACTCAGTGAGTTACAATGAGAATGCTTCCCTTGTCACCTGCAAATCCATTTTGTATCTTAATAGAAAGCCTCCCAAG TGA
- the LOC114387601 gene encoding probable ubiquitin-conjugating enzyme E2 24 isoform X1 gives MDAHMTDLDWETSSDSSSCEDQEDIDFRYGGQARSILSSLEKSIGRIDDFLSFERAFVRGDVVCASSDPSGQMGRVINVDVLVDLENVQGKKLKNVNSKKLMKIRSISEGNCVIKGPWIGLVQRVVDRVTILFDDGTKCEVITLEKDKLLPLTHNFLEDLQCPYYPGQRVKVNTSTASKPARWLCGTWKDNHDEGTVCAVEAGLVYVNWLASVLLGSNFNVSVPPCWQDSKNLTLLSCFSHTNWQLGDWCMLPVVDQKEQMIQDASTCDAYNEHGMARGYKRRNLNVGELFLIEKIKTKVDVVWQNGEHTLGLDPHNLVPVNVINTHEFWPQQFVLEKGASDDPLKPSKQRWGVVLSMDAKEHTVKVHWRTVPTSETDNLAGDTMIETVSAYELIEHPDYSCRFGDIVFKVAQKLGYEADRDNAKSVTDLNVEVPLINWDQISYPNKSVDNSYLSCIGNVIGFEDGDVEVKWATGLTTKVAPYEIFQIDKHEDSTATPVPYEANVEELTPEMIGSQPSDKKGKDLLDCDGYRDNCEKPPGESSSSSLPQAAFELFSSIKASIFKTLGVTSLSGKFSPVPAFEEGSESGCLDKKDLDTCDPESESESHPVSKMKSSEDITPYCEVIRTHERNDFPVSLDNKNSSDQLKQFDVIDNCSDHHFFHEGKGLTSSQLKKGWVKKLQQEWSILEKNLPETIYVRVFEERMDLMRAAIVGASGTPYHDGLFFFDICFPPEYPSEPPMVHYNSGGLRLNPNLYESGKVCLSLLNTGTGTDAEVWNPGASTVLQVLLSLQALVLNEKPYFNEAGYDQQIGRAEGERNSVSYNENASLVTCKSILYLNRKPPKHFEALVEEHFRQRSKHILLACKAYLEGAPIGCAFGDGKTEHENQKGTSTGFKIMLSKLFPKLVEAFSDKGIDCSQFAEMHK, from the exons ATGGATGCTCACATGACTGATTTGGATTGGGAGACTTCCAGTGACAGCAGCAGCTGTGAGGATCAAGAGGATATTGATTTTCGATATGGTGGACAAGCTCGGAGCATATTATCAAGTTTAGAGAAAAGCATTGGGAGGATTGATGATTTTCTCTCATTTGAGAGGGCATTTGTCCGTGGGGATGTGGTATGCGCCTCCTCAGACCCGTCTGGACAGATGGGGAGGGTCATAAATGTTGATGTGTTGGTGGACTTGGAAAATGTTcaaggaaagaaattaaaaaatgtgaacTCCAAGAAACTTATGAAGATTCGCTCCATTTCAGAAGGTAATTGTGTAATTAAGGGACCATGGATTGGCCTGGTTCAGAGGGTAGTAGACAGAGTGACTATATTGTTTGATGATGGAACTAAATGTGAGGTCATTACCTTGGAAAAAGATAAGCTGTTACCACTGACTCATAATTTTCTTGAAGATTTGCAGTGTCCATACTATCCTGGGCAGAGAGTAAAGGTTAATACCTCCACAGCTTCCAAACCAGCTAGATGGCTGTGTGGCACTTGGAAAGACAATCATGATGAAGGAACTGTTTGTGCAGTGGAAGCAGGTTTGGTTTATGTTAATTGGCTTGCCTCTGTTCTTTTGGGCTCCAATTTTAATGTGAGTGTTCCTCCATGCTGGCAAGATTCCAAAAACTTGACCTTGTTGTCCTGTTTTTCACATACAAACTGGCAACTTGGTGACTGGTGCATGCTCCCAGTTGTGGACCAAAAGGAACAGATGATTCAAGATGCATCTACTTGTGATGCTTATAATGAGCATGGTATGGCTAGAGGATATAAGAGAAGAAATCTTAACGTTGGGGAATTATTTCTAATTGAGAAGATAAAGACCAAAGTTGATGTTGTTTGGCAAAATGGTGAACATACTTTGGGATTGGATCCACACAACTTAGTCCCAGTGAATGTCATAAACACTCATGAATTTTGGCCCCAGCAGTTTGTGCTGGAAAAAGGTGCTTCCGATGATCCTCTTAAGCCTAGCAAACAAAGATGGGGTGTTGTTCTTTCCATGGATGCAAAAGAGCATACTGTGAAGGTGCACTGGAGAACTGTTCCCACATCTGAGACAGATAATTTAGCTGGAGACACAATGATTGAGACTGTGAGTGCCTATGAACTTATCGAGCACCCAGATTACTCCTGTCGTTTTGGTGATATTGTGTTCAAGGTGGCTCAAAAACTTGGTTACGAAGCTGATAGAGATAATGCAAAGTCAGTGACTGACTTGAATGTGGAAGTTCCTCTGATAAACTGGGACCAAATCAGTTATCCGAATAAGTCTGTAGATAACAGTTACCTCTCCTGTATTGGCAATGTTATTGGTTTTGAAGATGGTGACGTGGAGGTGAAATGGGCTACTGGTTTAACAACCAAG GTTGCACCTTATGAAATTTTTCAAATTGATAAGCACGAAGATTCAACTGCAACCCCTGTTCCTTATGAAGCAAATGTTGAGGAGTTGACTCCAGAGATGATTGGAAGTCAACCATCTGACAAGAAGGGAAAG GACTTGTTAGATTGTGATGGCTATAGAGATAATTGTGAAAAGCCTCCAGGAGAAAGTAGTTCCTCTTCCCTTCCTCAAGCTGCCTTTGAACTTTTCTCCAGTATTAAGGCCAGCATATTCAAAACACTTGGTGTAACATCACTTTCCGGAAAATTCTCCCCAGTCCCTGCATTTGAAGAGGGCAGTGAATCTGGCTGCCTTGATAAGAAAGATTTGGACACTTGTGATCctgaatctgaatctgaatcACATCCAGTGAGCAAGATGAAGTCTTCTGAAGACATAACTCCTTATTGTGAAGTTATTAGGACTCATGAGAGGAATGATTTTCCAGTTTCTTTAGACAACAAAAACAGTTCAGATCAGTTGAAGCAGTTTGATGTAATTGATAATTGCTCAGACCACCACTTTTTTCATGAGGGGAAAGGATTGACATCATCTCAG cTTAAAAAGGGTTGGGTGAAGAAGTTACAACAAGAATGGAGCATCCTGGAGAAAAATCTTCCTG AAACTATTTATGTCCGTGTTTTTGAAGAAAGAATGGATCTCATGAGAGCAGCCATTGTCGGTGCATCAGGGACACCTTATCATGATGGCTTGTTTTTCTTTGATATATGTTTCCCTCCAGAGTATCCCAGTGAACCCCCT ATGGTGCATTATAATTCTGGCGGGCTACGATTAAATCCAAATTTGTACGAGTCAGGGAAAGTCTGTCTGAGTCTCCTAAACACGGGGACTGGTACAGACGCCGAAGTGTGGAACCCTGGAGCTTCCACAGTTCTTCAagttcttctttctctgcaggCCCTTGTCCTTAATGAGAAGCCTTATTTCAATGAGGCTGGATATGATCAACAAATTGGTAGAGCTGAAGGGGAGAGAAACTCAGTGAGTTACAATGAGAATGCTTCCCTTGTCACCTGCAAATCCATTTTGTATCTTAATAGAAAGCCTCCCAAG CATTTTGAGGCATTGGTGGAAGAGCACTTTAGACAGCGCTCCAAACATATACTTCTGGCTTGTAAGGCATATCTTGAAGGAGCTCCTATTGGATGTGCTTTTGGTGACGGAAAAACTGAGCATGAAAACCAGAAAGGAACTTCTACTGGATTTAAAATAATGCTTTCTAAGCTCTTCCCAAAGCTAGTAGAGGCATTTTCTGACAAGGGAATTGATTGCAGCCAGTTTGCTGAGATGCATAAGTAA